In Streptomyces longhuiensis, the following proteins share a genomic window:
- a CDS encoding ABC transporter permease, with protein MSALVRRELSLRRLKLPPNPKVRVGIAIFVFFALLALLGPFVVQNVMGLSPSDVDTSQAMELPSAKHLLGTTATGEDVFAQLVVGSRISLLVGLVAGVITTTLSVLVGVAGGYLGGRADSFLTAATNVCLVIPGMPLLIIVASYVQGRGGWLTVALVIGLTAWPWGARQKRAQTLSLRHRDFVSAAEMTGESRWGVITRELIPSLAPIISVSFLGAVVGSMFADAGLSFMGLGNINITSWGSMLYWAQNGAALTRGAWWWFVPPGACIALIGVAAGLINFGIDEISNPRLRKPSKEVRARARAARLHAAAGGSAAEATAGKPAPVQEAAS; from the coding sequence ATGAGTGCGTTGGTCCGCAGAGAACTCAGCCTGCGCCGCCTGAAGCTGCCCCCGAACCCCAAGGTCCGCGTCGGGATCGCGATCTTCGTCTTCTTCGCGCTCCTCGCCCTGCTCGGCCCGTTCGTCGTGCAGAACGTGATGGGCCTCTCGCCCAGCGACGTCGACACCTCGCAGGCCATGGAACTCCCCTCCGCCAAACACCTGTTGGGGACCACGGCCACCGGCGAGGACGTCTTCGCGCAGCTCGTCGTCGGCAGCAGGATCTCGCTGCTCGTCGGGCTCGTGGCCGGCGTCATCACCACCACGCTCTCCGTCCTCGTCGGGGTCGCGGGGGGTTATCTCGGCGGGCGGGCCGACTCCTTCCTGACCGCCGCCACCAACGTCTGCCTCGTCATCCCCGGCATGCCGCTGCTGATCATCGTGGCGAGCTATGTACAGGGGCGCGGCGGCTGGCTCACCGTGGCCCTGGTCATCGGGCTCACGGCCTGGCCGTGGGGTGCGCGGCAGAAGCGGGCGCAGACCCTGTCGCTCCGCCACCGGGACTTCGTGTCCGCGGCCGAGATGACGGGGGAGAGCAGGTGGGGCGTCATCACCCGCGAACTGATCCCCTCCCTCGCGCCGATCATCTCCGTGAGCTTCCTGGGCGCGGTCGTCGGCTCGATGTTCGCGGACGCCGGCCTCTCCTTCATGGGGCTCGGCAACATCAACATCACGAGCTGGGGCTCGATGCTCTACTGGGCGCAGAACGGAGCTGCCCTGACCCGGGGCGCCTGGTGGTGGTTCGTGCCACCGGGCGCGTGCATCGCCCTGATCGGGGTCGCCGCGGGCCTGATCAACTTCGGAATCGACGAAATATCCAATCCCCGGCTCCGCAAGCCCTCCAAGGAGGTACGCGCCCGGGCCCGCGCCGCCCGGCTGCACGCGGCCGCCGGCGGCTCCGCGGCCGAGGCCACGGCCGGGAAGCCCGCGCCCGTCCAGGAGGCCGCGTCATGA
- a CDS encoding alpha-L-fucosidase has protein sequence MQPWFTDGKLGIFLHWGIYSVDGVAESWSFFNGQVPYDTYMAQLDGFDAQKWDPDAWADLFVEAGATYAVLTAKHHDGVALWDTQANDLSVVKRTPAARDLITPYVDALRRRGLKVGLYYSHLDWSHPDYATVRPDGQTPDDAADRGNPYSMPAVGDESPERWDAFLAFHRAQVRELLGLFQPDLLWFDGEWERSPEQWRMTELAALIKELSPHTVVNGRLTGHGDYATPEQGVPVEPPKGPWELCLTVNDSWGYQPQDDHHKSPRQLVRVFAETVGGGGNLLLAVGPKADGTIPPVQAERLEALGEWIAEHRPAVRDTVRGLPHGHFYGPSTLSADRRTLYLFLFDRPNEYVVLRGVRNTVRSARVLGTGTDVRHERVGGLGEVPGWEYLYIDDDQLDPLCTVVALELDGELDLYREHTRD, from the coding sequence ATGCAGCCCTGGTTCACGGACGGAAAGCTCGGCATCTTCCTGCACTGGGGGATCTACAGCGTCGACGGCGTCGCCGAGTCCTGGTCCTTCTTCAACGGACAGGTCCCGTACGACACCTACATGGCACAGCTCGACGGCTTCGACGCCCAGAAGTGGGACCCCGACGCCTGGGCCGACCTGTTCGTCGAGGCCGGCGCCACGTACGCGGTCCTCACCGCCAAGCACCACGACGGGGTCGCCCTGTGGGACACACAGGCCAACGACCTGTCCGTCGTCAAGCGCACCCCGGCCGCACGCGACCTCATCACCCCCTATGTGGACGCGCTGCGCCGCCGTGGTCTCAAGGTCGGCCTCTACTACTCGCACCTCGACTGGTCCCACCCGGACTACGCCACGGTCCGGCCGGACGGGCAGACCCCCGACGACGCAGCCGACCGCGGCAACCCCTACTCGATGCCCGCCGTCGGTGACGAGTCCCCGGAGCGCTGGGACGCCTTCCTCGCCTTCCACCGCGCCCAGGTCCGCGAGCTCCTCGGGCTCTTCCAGCCGGACCTGCTCTGGTTCGACGGCGAGTGGGAGCGCAGCCCCGAACAGTGGCGCATGACGGAACTCGCCGCACTCATCAAGGAGTTGAGCCCCCACACCGTCGTCAACGGACGCCTCACCGGACACGGCGACTACGCGACGCCCGAGCAGGGCGTGCCCGTCGAACCGCCGAAGGGCCCCTGGGAGCTCTGCCTCACCGTCAACGACTCGTGGGGCTACCAGCCGCAGGACGACCATCACAAGTCGCCCCGTCAGCTGGTCCGCGTCTTCGCCGAGACCGTCGGCGGCGGAGGAAACCTCCTCCTCGCCGTGGGCCCGAAGGCCGACGGCACGATCCCGCCCGTGCAGGCCGAGCGCCTCGAAGCGCTCGGCGAATGGATCGCCGAACACCGGCCCGCCGTCCGCGACACCGTGCGCGGCCTGCCCCACGGCCACTTCTACGGCCCCTCCACCCTCTCCGCCGACCGCCGCACCCTCTACCTGTTCCTCTTCGACCGGCCCAACGAGTACGTCGTCCTGCGCGGCGTCCGCAACACCGTCCGCTCGGCGCGGGTCCTCGGGACGGGCACGGACGTCCGCCACGAGCGCGTCGGCGGGCTCGGCGAGGTCCCCGGCTGGGAGTACCTGTACATCGACGACGACCAGCTCGACCCCCTGTGCACGGTCGTCGCCCTCGAACTCGACGGCGAACTCGACCTGTACCGCGAACACACCCGCGACTGA
- a CDS encoding LacI family DNA-binding transcriptional regulator: MRRTPARRPTIKDIALRSGVSESAVSFALNGRPGVSEATRDRVRRVADQLGWRPSAAARALSGEGAATVGLVLARPASTLGVESFFLQLVSGIQEVLARRRLGLLFQVVEDLSAECDAYRRWWAERRVDGVLVVDPRADDPRPPLLDELGLPAVVIGSLPPGDDGTGHPGISNLWADDARAMASIVSHLHGLGHRRIVHIAGLPELAHTQRRIQSLRTEAERRGLTDVRSITTDYSDTEGAEATRRVLDSDTPPTAIVYDSDVLAVAGLAVAAGRGIPVPDRLSLVAWDDSVLCRTTHPALTALVRDTTAFGRRAAQELLALLDGGPALRVEDELPHLERRGSTTAASP; encoded by the coding sequence ATGCGGCGTACCCCCGCCAGACGCCCCACCATCAAGGACATCGCGCTGCGCTCGGGCGTGTCCGAGAGCGCGGTCTCCTTCGCGCTCAACGGCAGGCCCGGTGTCTCGGAAGCCACCCGGGACCGGGTCCGCCGCGTCGCCGACCAGCTGGGCTGGCGGCCCAGCGCCGCGGCGCGCGCCCTGTCGGGCGAGGGCGCGGCCACGGTCGGCCTCGTGCTGGCCCGCCCGGCCAGCACGCTCGGCGTCGAGTCGTTCTTCCTGCAGCTCGTCTCCGGCATCCAGGAGGTCCTCGCCAGGCGGCGCCTCGGCCTGCTCTTCCAGGTGGTCGAGGACCTGTCCGCGGAGTGCGACGCGTACCGGCGCTGGTGGGCGGAGCGCCGCGTGGACGGCGTCCTCGTCGTCGACCCGCGGGCGGACGACCCCCGGCCGCCGCTCCTGGACGAACTCGGCCTGCCCGCCGTCGTCATCGGCTCCCTGCCGCCAGGCGACGACGGCACCGGACACCCCGGCATCTCCAACCTGTGGGCCGACGACGCCCGCGCCATGGCGTCCATCGTGAGCCACCTGCACGGTCTCGGACACCGCAGGATCGTGCACATCGCGGGCCTGCCCGAACTCGCCCACACGCAGCGCCGCATCCAGTCGCTGCGCACGGAGGCGGAGCGGCGCGGCCTCACCGACGTCCGGTCGATCACCACGGACTACTCGGACACCGAGGGCGCCGAGGCCACCCGCCGGGTCCTCGACTCCGACACTCCGCCGACGGCGATCGTCTACGACAGCGACGTCCTGGCCGTCGCCGGACTCGCCGTCGCCGCCGGGCGCGGCATCCCCGTACCGGACCGCCTCTCCCTCGTGGCCTGGGACGACTCCGTCCTGTGCCGTACCACGCACCCCGCGCTGACCGCGCTCGTCCGCGACACGACGGCGTTCGGCCGCCGGGCCGCGCAGGAGCTGCTCGCCCTGCTCGACGGCGGACCGGCCCTGCGCGTCGAGGACGAACTGCCCCATCTCGAACGACGCGGCAGCACCACCGCCGCGTCGCCCTGA
- a CDS encoding ABC transporter ATP-binding protein gives MNSSGTQHSSISKQDTVRRSEDRTPLLTVRGLHVDYFDKADPVHAVSGVDLDLLRGETLGIVGESGCGKSTLVTAITRLQRPPAVTTAGSVVFHGHDGTQSIDVLSLTERQLSELRWENIAVVFQSAMNALNPVLRLGNQFADVLRRHGRLSRREAWERAGELLSMVGIPADRLRSYAHELSGGMRQRATIALALACEPDLVVMDEPTTAVDVVMQRQILRQVSRLKRELGFSVVFITHDLSLLIEIADRIAVMYAGKVVETGPARQLYTDPQHPYTEALRGAFPPLHGPRREITGIPGSPPGLRALPTGCAFHPRCARRFEPCDKATPQLLALGAGEAACHLHQTVRGEEDHHARTR, from the coding sequence ATGAACAGCAGCGGCACACAGCACTCATCGATCTCGAAGCAGGACACGGTTCGTCGAAGCGAGGACCGCACCCCCCTGCTCACCGTCCGTGGCCTCCACGTCGACTACTTCGACAAGGCGGACCCCGTACACGCCGTGAGCGGCGTCGACCTCGACCTGCTCCGCGGCGAGACCCTCGGCATCGTCGGGGAGAGCGGCTGCGGCAAGTCCACCCTCGTCACCGCCATCACCCGGCTGCAGCGGCCCCCGGCCGTCACGACCGCCGGCTCGGTCGTCTTCCACGGCCACGACGGCACCCAGAGCATCGACGTCCTGAGCCTGACCGAACGTCAACTGTCGGAGCTGCGCTGGGAGAACATCGCGGTCGTCTTCCAGAGTGCGATGAACGCCCTCAACCCCGTCCTGCGCCTGGGCAACCAGTTCGCCGACGTCCTCCGCCGCCACGGTCGCCTGTCCAGGCGCGAGGCCTGGGAGCGGGCGGGAGAACTGCTCTCCATGGTCGGCATCCCCGCCGACCGGCTGCGCTCGTACGCCCACGAACTGTCCGGCGGCATGCGCCAGCGCGCCACGATCGCCCTCGCCCTCGCGTGCGAGCCCGACCTCGTCGTCATGGACGAGCCGACCACCGCCGTCGACGTGGTGATGCAGCGCCAGATCCTGCGCCAAGTGTCCCGACTCAAGCGTGAGTTGGGGTTCTCCGTCGTGTTCATCACGCACGACCTGTCCCTGCTCATCGAGATCGCCGACCGGATCGCCGTCATGTACGCGGGCAAGGTCGTGGAGACGGGACCCGCGCGGCAGCTCTACACCGACCCGCAGCACCCGTACACCGAGGCACTCCGCGGCGCCTTCCCGCCCCTGCACGGGCCGCGCCGCGAGATCACCGGCATCCCCGGCTCCCCGCCCGGACTGCGCGCCCTGCCCACAGGATGCGCCTTCCACCCGCGCTGCGCCCGCCGCTTCGAACCCTGCGACAAGGCGACCCCGCAGCTCCTCGCCCTCGGCGCCGGCGAGGCCGCCTGCCATCTGCACCAGACCGTACGCGGCGAGGAGGACCACCATGCCCGCACCCGCTGA
- a CDS encoding ABC transporter substrate-binding protein yields the protein MNATARTHVTTPTRRPRTHAIRTGTLAALTLALAATGCSAGPAASGGAGASSLTANLGFSGTTITRNFNPFSLAATQGTFGFQYEALFDFNILKGGEFKPWLGTKYTWSDGGKKITIDLDKRANWSDGSKLTAADVVFTMDYVRDNKLPPSWAFDYKKATAADDHTLEITFDKPAYSKLDSIGGITPVPKKEWQGRNGKTYTNPNPVGSGPYKLRQYSAQQLTFQARDNYWKQKNIPVKTVKAPVITQAAEVPKLLSGELEWSGGVVPDVRKQYISKDPKNHHAWYPTYGGQYMFFNHTKKPFTDVHVRRALSLAVDRTQLLDITNPGMFNTLNLTGLDAKTQGKWIDAKYQDAEQPRAELAKSLAEFEKAGYTKKDGKLVDGSGKQLSFTIIEVSTWGDAVQFDKVVASQLEKAGVNVSVKPTDASQLDVKRKKGDFDVLIGGAVYYSTPYNYFKDMLWSGNAGVWTNYGHYKSAKADALIKEMGETGDPAEIKKISAELEGMMVDDVPAAPLITIGVSSEYNSRNWTGWPTAKNPYAQPAPWAGGIDAMSILLNLRPVKG from the coding sequence ATGAACGCCACTGCCCGCACGCATGTCACCACCCCCACGCGCCGTCCCCGCACCCACGCGATCAGAACCGGCACCCTCGCTGCCCTCACCCTCGCCCTCGCCGCGACCGGCTGCTCGGCCGGCCCCGCGGCGTCCGGAGGGGCGGGCGCCTCGTCCCTCACCGCGAACCTGGGCTTCTCGGGTACCACCATCACCCGGAACTTCAACCCGTTCTCCCTGGCGGCGACGCAGGGCACCTTCGGCTTCCAGTACGAGGCGCTCTTCGACTTCAACATCCTCAAGGGCGGCGAGTTCAAGCCGTGGCTCGGCACCAAGTACACGTGGTCCGACGGCGGCAAGAAGATCACCATCGACCTCGACAAGCGCGCCAACTGGTCGGACGGCTCCAAGCTCACCGCCGCCGACGTGGTCTTCACCATGGACTACGTACGGGACAACAAGCTGCCTCCGAGCTGGGCCTTCGACTACAAGAAGGCGACGGCGGCCGACGACCACACGCTCGAGATCACCTTCGACAAGCCGGCCTACTCGAAGCTCGACTCCATCGGCGGGATCACCCCTGTACCGAAGAAGGAGTGGCAGGGCAGGAACGGCAAGACCTACACCAACCCGAACCCGGTCGGCTCGGGCCCGTACAAGCTCAGGCAGTACAGCGCCCAGCAGCTCACCTTCCAGGCCCGCGACAACTACTGGAAGCAGAAGAACATCCCGGTCAAGACGGTCAAGGCGCCCGTCATCACCCAGGCCGCCGAGGTGCCCAAGCTCCTCAGCGGCGAGCTGGAGTGGAGCGGCGGGGTCGTGCCCGACGTGCGGAAGCAGTACATCTCCAAGGACCCGAAGAACCACCACGCCTGGTACCCCACCTATGGCGGGCAGTACATGTTCTTCAACCACACGAAGAAGCCGTTCACCGATGTGCATGTGCGCCGGGCCCTCTCCCTGGCCGTCGACCGCACCCAGCTGCTCGACATCACCAACCCGGGCATGTTCAACACGCTCAACCTGACCGGCCTGGACGCCAAGACGCAGGGCAAGTGGATCGACGCCAAGTACCAGGACGCCGAGCAGCCCAGGGCCGAACTCGCCAAGTCCCTGGCCGAGTTCGAGAAGGCCGGTTACACCAAGAAGGACGGCAAGCTGGTCGACGGCAGCGGCAAGCAGCTCTCCTTCACCATCATCGAGGTCTCCACCTGGGGCGACGCCGTCCAGTTCGACAAGGTCGTGGCCAGCCAGCTGGAGAAGGCCGGTGTGAACGTGTCGGTCAAGCCGACCGACGCCTCGCAGCTCGACGTCAAGCGCAAGAAGGGCGACTTCGACGTCCTGATCGGCGGCGCGGTCTACTACTCCACCCCGTACAACTACTTCAAGGACATGCTCTGGAGCGGCAACGCGGGCGTGTGGACCAACTACGGCCACTACAAGAGCGCGAAGGCCGACGCGCTCATCAAGGAGATGGGCGAGACCGGCGACCCGGCCGAGATCAAGAAGATCTCCGCCGAACTCGAGGGAATGATGGTCGACGACGTGCCCGCCGCTCCGCTGATCACCATCGGTGTCTCCAGCGAGTACAACAGCAGGAACTGGACCGGCTGGCCGACCGCGAAGAACCCGTACGCGCAGCCCGCTCCCTGGGCCGGCGGGATCGACGCCATGAGCATCCTGCTCAACCTGCGCCCCGTGAAGGGCTGA
- a CDS encoding ABC transporter permease, protein MTVPALGPVDATVVAPRPGRRLRSVRLGTARYFLRRLGFYAVAAALAITLNFLIPRLMPGDPASALIAQMQQKQTLSGDQVHAIYRLFGTPGEPLWDQYVTYLNQVLHFNFGISVAYYPTPVWEVIRTGLPWTVGLVGLTSVLSFVLGTAAGVVSGSRVGSRFDSFMTPASMFMGSLPFFWVALILVLVFGVQLSWLPTSGGYDGDMLPGFNGPFLASVLQHGILPALTMVMASVGGWLVGMRNMMVTTVSEDYVLLARAKGLSKARVMFQYAARNAVLPSVAGFALTIGTVVSGQLLVEIVFAYPGVGYLLYQAVSSVDYPLMQALFLIVSLSVLAANFVADSVYGLIDPRARETRS, encoded by the coding sequence ATGACCGTTCCCGCCCTCGGCCCGGTGGACGCCACCGTCGTCGCGCCCCGGCCCGGCCGCCGCCTCAGGAGCGTCAGACTCGGCACCGCCCGGTACTTCCTGCGGCGACTGGGCTTCTACGCCGTGGCCGCCGCGCTGGCCATCACCCTCAACTTCCTCATCCCACGCCTGATGCCGGGCGACCCCGCCTCCGCGCTCATCGCGCAGATGCAGCAGAAGCAGACGCTGTCCGGCGACCAGGTGCACGCCATCTACCGGCTGTTCGGGACGCCCGGGGAGCCGCTCTGGGACCAGTACGTCACCTATCTGAACCAGGTCCTGCACTTCAACTTCGGGATATCCGTGGCCTATTACCCCACACCCGTGTGGGAAGTGATCCGCACCGGACTGCCCTGGACGGTCGGCCTGGTGGGTCTCACCTCCGTCCTGTCCTTCGTCCTCGGCACCGCCGCCGGAGTCGTGTCGGGCTCCCGCGTGGGGTCGCGTTTCGACTCGTTCATGACGCCCGCGTCCATGTTCATGGGGTCGCTGCCGTTCTTCTGGGTCGCCCTCATCCTCGTCCTCGTCTTCGGGGTGCAGCTCAGCTGGCTGCCGACCAGCGGCGGGTACGACGGCGACATGCTGCCCGGCTTCAACGGTCCGTTCCTGGCCAGCGTCCTGCAGCACGGCATCCTTCCGGCGCTCACGATGGTGATGGCATCGGTGGGGGGCTGGCTCGTCGGCATGCGGAACATGATGGTCACGACCGTCTCCGAGGACTATGTGCTGCTCGCCCGCGCCAAGGGACTGTCCAAGGCACGCGTGATGTTCCAGTACGCCGCCCGCAACGCCGTCCTGCCGAGCGTCGCCGGGTTCGCGCTCACCATCGGGACCGTCGTCAGCGGGCAACTCCTCGTGGAGATCGTCTTCGCCTACCCGGGCGTCGGATACCTCCTCTACCAGGCGGTCTCCAGTGTCGACTACCCGTTGATGCAGGCGCTGTTCCTGATCGTCTCGCTCTCCGTCCTCGCCGCGAACTTCGTCGCGGACTCCGTGTACGGGCTCATCGACCCGCGTGCGAGGGAGACCCGCTCATGA
- a CDS encoding ABC transporter ATP-binding protein — translation MPAPAEPVLEARDVVKRFPLHGPGGHGKEVHAVEPTSLALHAGRITALVGESGSGKSTLARMLALAYPPTEGEIRLDGAPVKQARTARGKRAYYRQVQMIFQDPFSSLSPVHRLRYILSRPLQLHGHASGRAELEQQILDLLNRVNLTPADQFIDKFPHELSGGQRQRVAIARALAARPKVLLGDEPVSMLDVSIRLDILNLLGTLRDDDGLAILYITHDIAGARYFADEIKVLYAGQLVESGPADAVVEQPRHPYTRLLLESAPDPERDGGLLDEPEVVDDEETLGEPPSLVDPPTGCRFHPRCPLAKPVCATAFPPRTHFDDGQWVHCWSYDEENYR, via the coding sequence ATGCCCGCACCCGCTGAACCCGTCCTCGAAGCACGCGACGTCGTCAAGAGGTTCCCGCTGCACGGGCCCGGCGGGCACGGCAAGGAGGTGCACGCCGTCGAGCCGACCAGCCTCGCCCTGCACGCCGGCCGCATCACCGCACTCGTCGGCGAGAGCGGCAGCGGCAAGTCCACGCTCGCCCGCATGCTCGCCCTCGCCTACCCGCCCACCGAGGGCGAGATCCGCCTCGACGGCGCACCCGTCAAGCAGGCCCGCACGGCCCGCGGCAAACGCGCGTACTACCGCCAGGTCCAGATGATCTTCCAGGACCCCTTCTCCTCGCTCAGCCCCGTGCACCGCCTGCGCTACATCCTCAGCCGCCCCCTCCAGCTGCACGGCCACGCCTCCGGGCGCGCGGAGCTCGAACAGCAGATCCTCGACCTCCTGAACCGCGTCAACCTCACCCCCGCCGACCAGTTCATCGACAAGTTCCCGCACGAGCTGTCCGGCGGCCAGCGCCAGCGCGTCGCCATCGCCCGCGCCCTGGCCGCGCGCCCCAAGGTCCTCCTCGGCGACGAGCCCGTCTCGATGCTCGACGTTTCGATCCGCCTCGACATCCTGAACCTCCTCGGCACGCTCCGCGACGACGACGGCCTCGCGATCCTCTACATCACCCACGACATCGCGGGCGCCCGCTACTTCGCCGACGAGATCAAGGTCCTCTACGCGGGCCAGCTCGTGGAGTCGGGGCCCGCCGACGCCGTCGTGGAACAGCCCAGGCACCCGTACACCCGGCTCCTCCTGGAGTCCGCGCCCGACCCCGAGCGCGACGGCGGGCTGCTCGACGAGCCCGAGGTGGTCGACGACGAGGAGACCCTCGGCGAGCCGCCGAGCCTGGTCGACCCGCCCACGGGCTGCCGCTTCCACCCGCGCTGCCCCCTCGCGAAACCCGTGTGCGCCACGGCGTTCCCGCCGCGCACACATTTCGACGACGGACAGTGGGTGCACTGCTGGAGCTACGACGAGGAGAACTACCGATGA
- a CDS encoding glycoside hydrolase 5 family protein yields the protein MRFGANYTPSQGWFHHWLDFDLDAVRADLDAIAALGLDHVRVFPLWPVFQPNRSLIRPRAVEQLVALADAAGERGLDVNVDGLQGHLSSFDFLPAWTQTWHRRNIFTDSDVVSAQEDYLRTLASALADRPNFLGMTIGNEIAQFAAGPPHPDPDRITPEQAGSWLERVLAACEEGAPGLPHLHAEYDASWYQDDQPFTPAHAARLGAMTAVHSWVFNGTAQRHGRSGPATSGHAAYLVELSKAWALDPRRPVWLQEVGAPQPLIPAEHAAEFTEATVEAALDCPDLWGVTWWCSHDVSRDLADFPELEYSLGLLTNDSEVKPVGRSVAAFAAQWRGREHAPAPRTTALVVDAGDEDRAPHRSVCAPGGPVFEAFTRLTADGARPTTVLAGLADDAGHLAARGITEVVTVDNVA from the coding sequence ATGCGTTTCGGCGCCAACTACACGCCCAGCCAGGGGTGGTTCCACCACTGGCTCGACTTCGACCTCGACGCCGTGCGCGCGGACCTGGACGCGATCGCCGCTCTGGGCCTCGACCATGTGCGCGTGTTCCCGCTGTGGCCCGTCTTCCAGCCCAATCGCTCCCTGATCAGACCGCGGGCGGTCGAGCAGCTGGTGGCGCTCGCGGACGCGGCCGGCGAGCGCGGCCTCGACGTCAACGTGGACGGGCTCCAGGGGCACCTGTCGAGTTTCGACTTCCTGCCCGCCTGGACGCAGACCTGGCACCGCCGCAATATCTTCACCGATTCGGACGTCGTCTCGGCCCAGGAGGACTATCTCCGGACGCTCGCCTCCGCGCTCGCCGACCGTCCGAACTTCCTGGGAATGACGATCGGCAACGAGATCGCCCAGTTCGCGGCGGGCCCTCCGCATCCGGATCCGGACCGCATCACCCCCGAGCAGGCAGGGAGTTGGCTGGAGCGGGTGCTCGCCGCATGCGAGGAGGGCGCGCCGGGGCTGCCGCATCTGCACGCCGAGTACGACGCCTCCTGGTACCAGGACGACCAGCCGTTCACCCCGGCGCACGCGGCGCGGCTCGGCGCGATGACGGCGGTGCACTCCTGGGTGTTCAACGGCACGGCGCAGCGCCACGGCCGCAGCGGCCCGGCGACCTCCGGGCATGCCGCGTATCTGGTCGAGCTGTCGAAGGCGTGGGCGCTGGACCCGCGGCGGCCGGTGTGGCTCCAGGAGGTGGGCGCGCCGCAGCCGCTGATCCCGGCCGAGCACGCGGCCGAGTTCACGGAGGCCACGGTCGAGGCCGCCCTGGACTGCCCGGATCTGTGGGGCGTCACGTGGTGGTGCTCGCACGACGTCAGCCGAGACCTCGCCGATTTCCCCGAACTCGAGTACTCCCTGGGCCTGTTGACGAACGACAGCGAGGTGAAACCGGTCGGCAGGTCCGTGGCCGCGTTCGCCGCCCAGTGGCGGGGGCGCGAGCACGCGCCGGCTCCACGCACGACGGCCCTGGTCGTGGACGCCGGCGACGAGGACCGGGCCCCGCACCGCTCGGTGTGCGCGCCGGGCGGTCCCGTCTTCGAGGCGTTCACGCGTCTGACGGCGGACGGGGCGCGTCCGACGACGGTCCTGGCGGGCCTCGCGGACGACGCGGGGCATCTCGCGGCGCGCGGGATCACCGAGGTCGTGACGGTTGACAACGTTGCCTGA